The following are from one region of the Rhizobium sullae genome:
- a CDS encoding nucleotidyltransferase family protein: MSITEQQFFAYVRENPINVQLLEELSALQLPQCMLTAGCLVQTVWNLKSGNDAQFGIKDYDVFYFDDRDLSWEAEDMVIRRARELLGELSEKVEIKNQARVHLWYSEKFGKPYPFLKNVEDGIDRYLTLCTRIGIRIEDRGLYAPDKLDDMWHGILRMNPLNPQPDLFRWKCDEYLARWPWISIITL; encoded by the coding sequence TTGTCGATCACCGAGCAGCAGTTCTTCGCTTACGTCAGAGAGAATCCTATTAACGTCCAGTTGCTGGAGGAGCTGTCCGCTCTGCAGCTACCGCAGTGCATGCTGACTGCCGGGTGCCTCGTCCAAACCGTCTGGAATCTCAAAAGCGGGAATGATGCGCAGTTTGGCATCAAGGATTACGATGTCTTTTACTTCGACGACCGTGACCTCTCCTGGGAAGCGGAGGACATGGTCATCCGCCGTGCCAGGGAATTGCTGGGCGAACTCTCGGAAAAGGTCGAGATCAAGAACCAGGCTCGCGTTCACCTGTGGTACTCAGAGAAATTCGGGAAGCCATATCCGTTCCTGAAGAACGTCGAAGACGGCATCGACCGCTATCTTACCTTATGCACGCGGATTGGAATACGCATCGAGGACCGCGGTCTCTACGCACCGGACAAGCTCGACGACATGTGGCACGGCATTCTGCGAATGAACCCACTCAATCCTCAGCCGGATTTGTTCAGGTGGAAATGTGACGAGTATCTCGCTCGTTGGCCATGGATCTCGATCATCACTTTGTGA
- a CDS encoding C39 family peptidase, with protein sequence MTLPVVAEGSAALMRDPLWRHSGAETIEEYARWAINVCGMACLKMILAARGEIHPTLELARGCTAYGGYVVNEADASIKGLIYAPFVKFVTERFGLGAETKTNVDTASIPELLSKGQFFIASVHHAIRWPERAPPSKGGHLVLVTAASPETIRFHNPSGHNPESQAHVTLPLAVFDRFFANRGIAVGF encoded by the coding sequence ATGACGCTGCCGGTCGTGGCGGAGGGTTCTGCTGCGCTCATGCGCGATCCGCTGTGGCGGCATTCTGGCGCGGAGACGATCGAGGAATATGCCCGCTGGGCCATCAATGTCTGCGGCATGGCCTGCCTGAAGATGATCCTTGCCGCGCGCGGCGAAATCCATCCGACACTCGAGCTTGCCCGCGGCTGCACGGCCTATGGCGGCTATGTCGTCAACGAAGCCGATGCCTCGATCAAGGGACTGATCTATGCGCCTTTCGTCAAGTTCGTCACCGAACGTTTCGGGTTGGGTGCGGAGACAAAGACGAATGTCGATACGGCCTCCATTCCCGAGCTCCTTTCGAAGGGGCAGTTCTTCATCGCCTCCGTGCATCATGCAATCCGCTGGCCGGAGCGCGCGCCGCCGTCCAAAGGTGGCCACCTCGTTCTGGTAACAGCCGCCTCGCCAGAGACCATCCGCTTTCACAATCCGTCAGGACACAATCCGGAAAGCCAGGCGCATGTAACGCTGCCGCTTGCCGTCTTCGACCGCTTCTTCGCCAACCGCGGCATCGCCGTCGGCTTCTAA